A window of Macrotis lagotis isolate mMagLag1 chromosome 1, bilby.v1.9.chrom.fasta, whole genome shotgun sequence genomic DNA:
TCTCACCTCCCTACCTTTGCATCAGCTGTCCCTCTTGCCTAGAATGCTGTTCCTCCTCACCTTCACTTCTTGACATACccgctttaaaaaaaaaactcaaaaggaaCTACCTGACCCCACCCAGATGCTGGTGCCACCCCTTCCCCAAATTAGCCTCTCTTTTTCTATGAGAAAAATCCTCTCTCATTAGACGGTAAGCCCATTCAGGGCTTGGCTCAGTATCTTCCAATAggatttttaataaatgtctaagagAGCATATCTAATATAGAGGACTCCaaggttttaaaaatgctttgcaattattacctcattttgattctcacaatcacCCTGGGAAATAGAGGCTACTATTATAcctgttttacagatgacgaaactgaggcagataaggattaggagacttgcccaaaggtcataaaactagtaagtatcagagactacatctgaactcaggtcttcctgtctctaggtctATTGCTTTATCCATGGAACCATATATCTGCCTCTGATATAATTTAGATCATATAGTTATACTATAAAATTGGCTTTTCTGATTTGAGTAAATAAATCCGCTTAAAATGAAGATAGCCTGGGGTTGCCAATAGGGAGGAAAACAAAAGCCGGTGACAGGGGCAGTTGTTGTGAAAAGAATGCTAAACttggatctgggtttgaatcctagccacttattagctgtgtgaccttgggcaagtcacttcctctaaATAAGCCTTAGTTTCTACACTTGTGGAATGATGGGGTTGGGATCTGGTCTCCGAGGTTCCTTCTGTCTCTAGAACCAGAGGGAAGGGCTTGGGGACAGAAGCTGTTTGTGAACGTTGGGGGAAATTCCCACCTTACTTCCATTCTCCAGTTCTTGGGATGACTCTGAGTCCTTAGCCTTTCCTTCACAGTAATTCCTTTTAATCATTCAAGCGGCTATCTGTGTCTTCTCCAGGAGGTCTGTCtctcttttaccacccccccaaGGGGAAAGGCCAAACAGCAAACATGGGGTCCCAAGGGTGGCACCCCCTGCAGGCCCTCTGACCTTTCTCCGCTCCAGTTTCAGCTGCTGATGTAGCTCACTTCTGTTCTGACTTCTTGCTGCAAAGCTCCTGCCAGTGCCCTGCTCCATCCAAGGACCTTGGTGTTGAGTGGCCCTAAGGGACACTTCCAACTGTTGCTGGGATGGGCAATACACCCCAAGAGAAGAGGAGGCTGAAAAACTGGTTCTTGAGTCCAGTCTTTGTTCCTGTCCTGAAAGGTGGGGCTCTGGGGGGGCATTCTTCAGGAAGCTCTGCCTGGCGCCACCCTCAGATTCTGACAAGGTCAGAAGGGTACCTTTCTTAGGGCCTGGCCGGGGGGTTTCTGTCCCCTGGGGAACCAGGGATAAGAAGATCTCCCAGATTCGCTTCAAATGTCCCTCCAGCTGGGTCTCCATCAAGCCCTGTCCCTGACCCTGTGACATGAGCAGGGAGGACGTCTCAGGGGAGACTGGCATTGCTTGCTGGGGGTCGCCCAGGGCTGCACCCCTCCCTGATGGTAGGGATAGCTTATCACAGGTTGCTTGGGGGAATGCTGAGGGGAGAGCCCCTCCAGAGTAGGCAGTCATGGCAGGGTGAGGGAAGGAGGATGGCTTGGGAGCCCTGAAGACATTCTTCCCACTGGTCCCAGGGGGAGAGCTAGGAGTGGTCTTGCTGTGCCCATCACCAGAAGAAGGGAGACTGGCATCAGCCCTCTTTTTGATGTCAGGGTCCTGGCTCCAATCCTGTGTCTTGGAAATGTCAAAGGCCCCAAGGAACTTCTGCATCCCCTGAGGGCACCCCAGGGTGAGACTAGGAGAGGCTTCTGGGGTCACATCCCtatgggagaggggaagggggctAGGATACCCCTGGGTCAGACTGGTGGAAGCCTCAGGAACATTAGTCTTGTTGGAGTGAGGATGGAGACTAGAGGACCCTGGTATTAGTTTGGGGGAGGCTTCTGGAGTTGTCATCTTGCAAGAAAGAGTATGAGGGCTGGGGTACCCCAGTGTCTGATCTGGGGAAATCCCTGGACTCATGGTGTTATGAGAGACAGTAGAGGTGCCGGGTGGCAGATCTGGGGAAATCGGTGGACTCAAAGTGCCATGGGAAAGAGGGGGGGTGCTGGGGGGTCCTGATATCAGATCTGAGGAAATCAGTGGACTCAAGGTGCTATGGGAGAGAGTAGGGGGGCTGGAGTGTTCTGATGTCAGGTCTGAGAAAATCACTGACTTCATGGTGCTATGGGAGGAGGTGGGGGTGCTGGGTCGTTCTGGTGGCAGATCTGGGGAAATAACTGGACTCAGGGTGCTATGGGAGGAAGTAGAGGGATTGGGATGTCCTAGTATTAGCTTGTGGGAGGCCTCTGGACTCCTGGAACTGATAGAACATGAATGGGGACAGTGTTTCATGGTCAGATTTGAGGGGACCTCTGCACCCCCAGCTCTGGATTGTGGAAGGTTGCTGAGGTTTCCTGTTATGAGGATTGGTGGGACCTCTAAACTCTCAATTCTGTTAGAACCTAGTTGAGGGCTAGGGGACTCTGGTGTCAAATTTGGGGGAGTCTCTGGACTCCCAGCTTTGTTGTAGGGTGGATGGAGACTTGTGTATCCTGGTGTGAGGTTTGAGTGGTCCTCTGTGCTCAAAGTcttaggaaacaaagaaagggtCTTGGGGTGCCTTGGTGAAAGTTTTGGGGAGGTCTCTGAACTCATAGTCCGATGGGAAAGAGTGAAGAGACTGTGATATCTCAGTGGCCCAGAGCTGCTGGGGAAAGTATGATGACTGGGGTTTCCTGGCATCAGATTTGGGGGGGTTTCTGGAGGCACAACCTTGTAGGGGTGAGTAAGGGAGCTGGGATGTCCTGATATCAGATTTGGGGGAACCTCTGAAGGCACAGCCCTGCAGGGGTGGATAAGGGGATTGGGGTGCCCTGGTGTCAAATGTGGTGAGGTCTCTTGGGGTACAGCCTTGTAGAGATGGGTAAGGGAACTAGAGTGACCTGGTGTCTGATTTGCAGAGGCCTCTGGAGGCACAGCCCTACAGGAGTGGGTAAAGGGGTGGTGCCCTGATGTCAGACTCGGGGAGGCCTCTGGAGGCACAACCTTATAGGGATAGGTAAGGGGATTTGGGTGCCCTGATGTCAGATTTTGGGGAACATCTAAAGGTACAGTCCTGTAGAGGTGGGTAAAGGCACTGGGATGCCCTGGTGTCAAATTTGGGGAGGCCTCTGGAGGTACAGCTTGGTAGAGGTGGCTATGAGAGCTGGAGTGCCTTGGTGTAAGATTTGGAGAGGTCTCTTGAGGCGGAGCCCTGCAGGGATAGATAAGGGGGTTAGGGATCCCTGATGCCAAATTTGGGGAGGCTTCTGGGGGCACAGCCCTATAGGAGTGAGTAAGGGAGTTGGGATGCCCTGGGGTCAGATTTGGAGAGTCCTCTAGAGGAACAGCCTTATAGAGGTGGGAAAGGGATCTGGGATGTGCTGGTATCAGATTTCGGGAGGCTTCTAGAGGTACAGCTTTGTAGAAATGGGAAAGGGATCTGGGATGACCTGGTATCTGATTTGGGGGAGCTTCTTGAGGCACAGCCCTGCAGGGGTGGGTAAGGGGATTAGGGTATCCTGCTTTCAGATTTGGGGAGGCCTCTAGAGGCACAAGATTGCAGGGGTGGGTAAGGGGGTTGTGGTGCCCTGGTGTCAGATTTGGGGAGGCCTCTGGAGGCATAGTTCTGCAGGAGTAGTTAAGGGGGCTGGAGTAACCTGGTGTTATATTTGAGGGGGCCTCTGGAGGTACAGTCCTCTCAAGGTGGGTAAGGGGACTGGGGTGCTCCTGTGAAGGTCTGAGTAGGGGGAGCTCCATTGGCCATTTGGAGCGTTTCCTAGATAAAAGCAGGCGGGCTGACTCTAGGGAAAGCTCAGCTCTGGGCCCCAAAACAAGGGAGTGAGCTGACCGCTGGCGCTGGTTTGAAGGGGCCAGGTCATCCAAGGTGAGGGGCCTGGGGCTTGGGGCCCAGCACCCTAAAGTACTCCGTGGTCTTGGGCAGGGTTGGACAGGACAATTCTTAGGTCCAGATCGAGAGGGAGGTCTCATTTCAGATCCTCGAGCTTTTGTGGCTTTTGGTGAGGCCTGTACAGTGTTCCCAAGTCCAGAGAAGGAAGATGACGGTCGGTCCCTCAAAAACGGGTGCCCATGGTTCTGGTTGTCTGACCTGGAAGGCCAGGGAACACTTCTGGATCGTTGGGGCCACAAGAGCTCCTGTGAGCAATGTTCCAGGTTCCAGTCTGGCTCCTCCAggctctgggggctcctgttCCCCAATCTCCTCTTTGGGTCTTCTCTTCTCAGCTTCATGTTGCTTTGCTGGAAAGGAAACCCTCTCCACTTCCCAGATGCCCTTGGCCTCCCAGGCTGGGGTTGTAGATTGTTCTGCTGCTGAAAGCAAGAATTACTCACCAAGCTCGTGGCATCTTGCAGGGGCTGGCCAGGAGGAGCCGTGTTGTTCTGAACCAGGGTGGAGGGCTGCCTGCTGCCATAGCTGTTGACTACAGGCCTCCCCAGCCCTGGTAAAATGGCAGGGGTGCTTCTTTTTCCTGTGGCCCAGCAAGACACCATCTTGATATCGTGTCCATTGCCCGCAGAGGCACTAATATTTACATTCTTCTGAACCAGTCGTGGACCTATAGGAAAAATCACAAAGACCAGGAAAAaggcatcaatcaatcaatccatcaataaatGGGTCTTGAGGATTCAAAGAAGGATAAAAGACAGAACTGGCTGTCAAGGTTCATACTTCCTTAACATGTCTGAGCAAGCCTAAACATGGCTCCATGACTAGTGGACCAGCCTTGGAAtcgggaggacctgggtttaaatgtTGGTACCATGGAAAGACCCAGATCTGACTCTTGTTCCCTGTGTGAGTACGGACAAATCAATGAACTTTTCTATCCTGAAtgtcctcagctgtaaaataaggtgGTTGAACAAAAtcacctctgagatccctttagGAACAAGGTAGACCAGtgactggtcttggagtcagtgagacctgagttcaaatcttctcttactaactgtatgactcaATGATAATCGCTTAGCCTCCCATGCTTGAGTTTCCTTATTTCTCAAGTAAGATTTTGCTGTGTACaagtctttgtgattccatttaggagttttcatggcagagataatgaagtagtttgccatttccttttccagttcattctacagataaggaaactgaagcaagcaaaatgaagtgacttacctaaggtcacacagctagtaaatgtcttaggctagatttggactcaggtctttctgattccaggccaaTGTACTATGGTACCAGCTAACTAAGGGTTTTAATGACTTCAAAGTCCCTCTAAATCTATGGAATTTGGTGCAATGAGAATAATAAAGGCTGGAGTCAGGTCTGGGGCTCCATCCCATCTATGCCATGAATTTAGACAGACCTTGGGCAACCTCAATAGGCCTCAGGGTCTATAGAGACCTTAAATTAGGGGCTCCCTCAAATTAGAGAATTGGACAAGACGACCTCTAgggctccttccagctctaacttaTCATCCTGTGAATGCTGATACAACCTATGTCagatcaaatcatttaacttctcattgTCCTCAGACTACTCTAGCCCAGCTGCCAAACAGCAACCTGGGAGGGACTTTCTAGACTCTAAGTTCCTAATGTAGAAACTCTACCATTACTGAAACAGATGTAAGTCAATGGACCCATGCCTCTTCTTATCAACCTAATGACTACTTCTCCCAACCAATGGCTCTagacctgattcaaatccagtctcagatacagaaccctgggcaagtcttgtTTGCTTCAgcttccctcatctataaaatgaattggcgaaggaaatagcaaaccattccatatctgccaagaaaaccccaaatggggtaagaaaaagttggacatgactgaaccactgactgaacaataaaaacaatgacATGTCATCATCACTCTCTTATAGATGTATCAGTCCttcctattaaaatattcctTCCCAGAGGGCTGGAACAagttttcttttggatctgtacCCATAGGGCTCAGCATGTAGGACCTGTCACATAGGAAATCCTCAATAAGACTGAGAATGGTAGGGGAGAATGGaaaggtcctggaatcaggaagttgtGCTTTGAAAGAAGTCAGAGGTGCTTCTAGACAGGGATAATAAGGAAGACATCCATTCCACACAAGAAAGACCATTTTGGGGGTAAGTGGGGAGAGAAGGCACAGAGAGGCCTTTTTAAATTATATCgattggacagctaggtggcacagtggatagagcatcagccttggagtcaggagggcctgagtttaaatctagcctcagatacttactaattacctagctttgtgaccttaggaaagtcacttaaccccattgccttataaaaacacaaaaaagcaaaaaaaatatattgatatcttttgtttataGAAAACAAGTGTTTTGTATGAGTGATAGAATGTTGCATGAAGGAAACACCTTGGAGGCTTGCAGGAATACCATTGAACCActaaaatatgatgaaaaaatgtgGGAAGAACATAAAAAGTGATGTAGAATTCCACTTAAAGTAATTTTAGACAACACataatatttgggaatctacctgccaaagtAGACTCAAAACTATacgaaaacaaaaaaaagtttacccaaataaaatcatatctaaatagctggacaaatgtcaattgctcatggctaGACTGAGCTAATTAATAAAAACgataattctacataaattaaatttacttattttatgccataccaattaaactttcaaaaaataagttattaagccagaaaaaaattcatgtggAAGAACCAAAGCTCAGGAATATCAagggagttaatgaaaaaaatgcaaaggaaggtgacccagctgcaccagatctaaaattatattataaagtatccgtcatcaaaactatttgatcctagctaagaaatagaataatcagTGCAATAGATTAAGGTGCAAAAGAAAgagtaataaatgactacagaaatctactaTTTGCTAAATCCAAATATTTcagctctttgataaaaactgcagagaaaaatggaagatagtaATCCAGAAACTAGGACTAGATAACATCTCacacacctataccaaaataaggttgtaatggctacaggatttagaTCTAAAAGGTGATAAGTCAGttaggagaagaaggaatagtatatctgtcagatctatggaaagggaagcagttaatGACCA
This region includes:
- the C1H1orf167 gene encoding uncharacterized protein C1orf167 homolog isoform X3; translation: MDTIRKENMPPWPGDHLKSGPRLVQKNVNISASAGNGHDIKMVSCWATGKRSTPAILPGLGRPVVNSYGSRQPSTLVQNNTAPPGQPLQDATSLVSNSCFQQQNNLQPQPGRPRASGKWRGFPFQQSNMKLRREDPKRRLGNRSPQSLEEPDWNLEHCSQELLWPQRSRSVPWPSRSDNQNHGHPFLRDRPSSSFSGLGNTVQASPKATKARGSEMRPPSRSGPKNCPVQPCPRPRSTLGCWAPSPRPLTLDDLAPSNQRQRSAHSLVLGPRAELSLESARLLLSRKRSKWPMELPLLRPSQEHPSPLTHLERTVPPEAPSNITPGYSSPLNYSCRTMPPEASPNLTPGHHNPLTHPCNLVPLEASPNLKAGYPNPLTHPCRAVPQEAPPNQIPGHPRSLSHFYKAVPLEASRNLIPAHPRSLSHLYKAVPLEDSPNLTPGHPNSLTHSYRAVPPEASPNLASGIPNPLIYPCRAPPQETSPNLTPRHSSSHSHLYQAVPPEASPNLTPGHPSAFTHLYRTVPLDVPQNLTSGHPNPLTYPYKVVPPEASPSLTSGHHPFTHSCRAVPPEASANQTPGHSSSLTHLYKAVPQETSPHLTPGHPNPLIHPCRAVPSEVPPNLISGHPSSLTHPYKVVPPETPPNLMPGNPSHHTFPSSSGPLRYHSLFTLSHRTMSSETSPKLSPRHPKTLSLFPKTLSTEDHSNLTPGYTSLHPPYNKAGSPETPPNLTPESPSPQLGSNRIESLEVPPILITGNLSNLPQSRAGGAEVPSNLTMKHCPHSCSISSRSPEASHKLILGHPNPSTSSHSTLSPVISPDLPPERPSTPTSSHSTMKSVIFSDLTSEHSSPPTLSHSTLSPLISSDLISGPPSTPPLSHGTLSPPISPDLPPGTSTVSHNTMSPGISPDQTLGYPSPHTLSCKMTTPEASPKLIPGSSSLHPHSNKTNVPEASTSLTQGYPSPLPLSHRDVTPEASPSLTLGCPQGMQKFLGAFDISKTQDWSQDPDIKKRADASLPSSGDGHSKTTPSSPPGTSGKNVFRAPKPSSFPHPAMTAYSGGALPSAFPQATCDKLSLPSGRGAALGDPQQAMPVSPETSSLLMSQGQGQGLMETQLEGHLKRIWEIFLSLVPQGTETPRPGPKKGTLLTLSESEGGARQSFLKNAPPEPHLSGQEQRLDSRTSFSASSSLGVYCPSQQQLEVSLRATQHQGPWMEQGTGRSFAARSQNRSELHQQLKLERRKKSSMEPLTPEHKELRVLLTRCFKAWQYYLLRKEIIAKVLRRRHLLRKGIRAMRWSLWLRQAQIEFMKRKQGRTVLAQSFQKWKDLYLNRKERKPLMQSRTEIPEKELNPSQKDQPKRPIETLGLVCGVEGAPKIQLYPRWKLGSQDPRASGTQDLQRLTVFHLWYLQKVLMAEIRKEAWAREKLGKKKLQRIFQAWMTRTMNTARICSLVTQHQRAQLGRCFRAWRCHTQRRIWCQDRLIHWRVEILRKSLHQWVKMMWLQATYSRIVTELYLHRQKSWHLEATMVQEGSGRELVSQSPGKQSQPGHHRGTRGKDALEEACRKLKLHRVFLLWSQRLVQFQRADSFSQSRKLQLLQRTLQRWQQMIQATESPPTSCATCPREPLVGSQDSEESSTSSGLLSSVLVSGSSTPRSSLGEVHSPTDSSSNSLSLVGDDPPWVLPLGLKSLFSEATESWKISSPLGQKWSQLWEWQQPGPWRLLLAYPPPGEETGAPRNTVQVPRDPGCLGTSWHETGWQQGTQQALEVKQHCQITLQTCVICSWNLCTADQGVWWELFCQQGVWGLTQEALHHWHTSWQRQQALQEPQHWPHILKRIVCGGWPQKVSKQRNAASCQEIHFQVSHHMVLAVLNLWVSLWTLQAIQRRTLTELAEVINFRGQDWRTSRSQIYHIRQHHLLRFPWDHKGMLRYQLTKKPEDTSVGLWTKNNAMHPRHPWRLAIRGRHMLCVDLDTFGKQVDNYWTRAIALAQAKRTLHSLIGQRERLVFLGQTVVAGMELEDMAEAVAAASGGLVFAKQAQYPLSGL
- the C1H1orf167 gene encoding uncharacterized protein C1orf167 homolog isoform X2, translating into MDTIRKENMPPWPGDHLKSGPRLVQKNVNISASAGNGHDIKMVSCWATGKRSTPAILPGLGRPVVNSYGSRQPSTLVQNNTAPPGQPLQDATSLVSNSCFQQQNNLQPQPGRPRASGKWRGFPFQQSNMKLRREDPKRRLGNRSPQSLEEPDWNLEHCSQELLWPQRSRSVPWPSRSDNQNHGHPFLRDRPSSSFSGLGNTVQASPKATKARGSEMRPPSRSGPKNCPVQPCPRPRSTLGCWAPSPRPLTLDDLAPSNQRQRSAHSLVLGPRAELSLESARLLLSRKRSKWPMELPLLRPSQEHPSPLTHLERTVPPEAPSNITPGYSSPLNYSCRTMPPEASPNLTPGHHNPLTHPCNLVPLEASPNLKAGYPNPLTHPCRAVPQEAPPNQIPGHPRSLSHFYKAVPLEASRNLIPAHPRSLSHLYKAVPLEDSPNLTPGHPNSLTHSYRAVPPEASPNLASGIPNPLIYPCRAPPQETSPNLTPRHSSSHSHLYQAVPPEASPNLTPGHPSAFTHLYRTVPLDVPQNLTSGHPNPLTYPYKVVPPEASPSLTSGHHPFTHSCRAVPPEASANQTPGHSSSLTHLYKAVPQETSPHLTPGHPNPLIHPCRAVPSEVPPNLISGHPSSLTHPYKVVPPETPPNLMPGNPSHHTFPSSSGPLRYHSLFTLSHRTMSSETSPKLSPRHPKTLSLFPKTLSTEDHSNLTPGYTSLHPPYNKAGSPETPPNLTPESPSPQLGSNRIESLEVPPILITGNLSNLPQSRAGGAEVPSNLTMKHCPHSCSISSRSPEASHKLILGHPNPSTSSHSTLSPVISPDLPPERPSTPTSSHSTMKSVIFSDLTSEHSSPPTLSHSTLSPLISSDLISGPPSTPPLSHGTLSPPISPDLPPGTSTVSHNTMSPGISPDQTLGYPSPHTLSCKMTTPEASPKLIPGSSSLHPHSNKTNVPEASTSLTQGYPSPLPLSHRDVTPEASPSLTLGCPQGMQKFLGAFDISKTQDWSQDPDIKKRADASLPSSGDGHSKTTPSSPPGTSGKNVFRAPKPSSFPHPAMTAYSGGALPSAFPQATCDKLSLPSGRGAALGDPQQAMPVSPETSSLLMSQGQGQGLMETQLEGHLKRIWEIFLSLVPQGTETPRPGPKKGTLLTLSESEGGARQSFLKNAPPEPHLSGQEQRLDSRTSFSASSSLGVYCPSQQQLEVSLRATQHQGPWMEQGTGRSFAARSQNRSELHQQLKLERRKKSSMEPLTPEHKELRVLLTRCFKAWQYYLLRKEIIAKVLRRRHLLRKGIRAMRWSLWLRQAQIEFMKRKQGRTVLAQSFQKWKDLYLNRKERKPLMQSRTEIPEKELNPSQKDQPKRPIETLGLVCGVEGAPKIQLYPRWKLGSQDPRASGTQDLQRLTVFHLWYLQKVLMAEIRKEAWAREKLGKKKLQRIFQAWMTRTMNTARICSLVTQHQRAQLGRCFRAWRCHTQRRIWCQDRLIHWRVEILRKSLHQWVKMMWLQATYSRIVTELYLHRQKSWHLEATMVQEGSGRELVSQSPGKQSQPGHHRGTRGKDALEEACRKLKLHRVFLLWSQRLVQFQRADSFSQSRKLQLLQRTLQRWQQMIQATESPPTSCATCPREPLVGSQDSEESSTSSGLLSSVLVSGSSTPRSSLGEVHSPTDSSSNSLSLVGDDPPWVLPLGLKSLFSEATESWKISSPLGQKWSQLWEWQQPGPWRLLLAYPPPGEETGAPRNTVQVPRDPGCLGTSWHETGWQQGTQQALEVKQHCQITLQTCVICSWNLCTADQGVWWELFCQQGVWGLTQEALHHWHTSWQRQQALQEPQHWPHILKRIVCGGWPQKVSKQRNAASCQEIHFQVSHHMVLAVLNLWVSLWTLQAIQRRTLTELAEVINFRGQDWRTSRSQIYHIRQHHLLRFPWDHKGMLRYQLTKKPEDTSVGLWTKNNAMHPRHPWRLAIRGRHMLCVDLDTFGKQVDNYWTRAIALAQAKRTLHSLIGQRERLVFLGQTVVAGMELEDMAEAVAAASGGLVFAKQAQYPLSGTYDYQVTH